From one Halothece sp. PCC 7418 genomic stretch:
- a CDS encoding sodium-dependent bicarbonate transport family permease: protein MDFLSDFLTRFVDKLQSPTLGFLIGGMVVAALNSRLQIPDAIYKFIVFMLLIKVGLSGGIAIRNANLAQMLLPAVFAAIIGILIVFIACNTLAKLPKIKTVDAIATGGLFGAVSGSTLAAGITMLESEGLQYEAWAAALYPFMDIPALVTAIVLASIYVGKQRDTAGEVLSKQESLSKQRVAAGEVLSEHGTSTGDYSSVPPEYPTTRQEYREQQGKRVEIWPIVKESLQGSALSALLLGLALGILTRPESVYESFFNPLFRGLLSILMLVMGMEAWARISELRKVAQWYAVYAFVAPLLHGLIGFGLGYVAHITTGFSPGGVVILAVIASSSSDISGPPTLRAGIPKANPSAYIGSSTAVGTPIALAIGIPLFIGLAQALMGGG, encoded by the coding sequence GTGGATTTCTTATCAGATTTCTTGACGCGCTTCGTGGATAAGTTGCAGTCCCCGACACTCGGCTTTCTCATTGGCGGTATGGTCGTTGCTGCCCTCAATAGTCGACTGCAAATTCCAGATGCGATCTATAAGTTTATCGTCTTTATGCTGCTGATCAAAGTCGGTCTCAGTGGCGGTATTGCGATCCGTAATGCCAATCTGGCGCAGATGCTGTTGCCCGCAGTGTTTGCTGCGATTATCGGAATCCTTATCGTGTTCATCGCGTGCAATACGTTGGCTAAGCTGCCGAAAATCAAAACCGTAGATGCCATTGCAACTGGGGGCTTGTTCGGGGCTGTGAGTGGCTCTACCCTCGCCGCTGGTATAACGATGCTGGAATCGGAAGGTCTCCAATACGAGGCTTGGGCTGCAGCACTCTATCCCTTTATGGATATCCCAGCACTCGTGACGGCGATTGTCTTAGCAAGCATTTATGTTGGCAAGCAGCGTGATACCGCAGGGGAGGTTCTTAGCAAGCAGGAGTCTCTCAGCAAGCAACGGGTTGCTGCAGGGGAGGTTCTCAGCGAGCATGGCACTAGCACAGGTGACTATTCTAGCGTGCCCCCCGAGTATCCCACAACCCGACAGGAGTATCGCGAGCAGCAAGGCAAGCGGGTTGAGATTTGGCCGATTGTGAAGGAAAGCCTCCAAGGCTCAGCACTATCGGCGCTGCTGCTTGGTCTCGCTTTAGGCATACTAACCCGTCCAGAAAGTGTTTATGAGAGCTTCTTCAATCCCCTCTTCCGCGGTCTGCTTTCGATTCTGATGCTGGTCATGGGTATGGAAGCCTGGGCAAGGATTAGTGAACTGCGCAAGGTGGCTCAGTGGTACGCTGTATATGCCTTCGTTGCGCCGCTGCTCCATGGACTCATTGGCTTTGGTCTCGGCTATGTTGCCCACATCACTACAGGATTCAGCCCTGGCGGTGTCGTGATCCTAGCTGTTATTGCGTCCTCCAGTTCCGATATCTCAGGACCGCCCACTTTACGAGCTGGCATTCCCAAGGCTAATCCTTCCGCCTACATCGGATCGTCCACAGCCGTTGGCACGCCGATCGCGCTTGCGATCGGAATCCCCCTCTTCATCGGGCTCGCTCAGGCTCTGATGGGGGGTGGCTGA
- a CDS encoding P-II family nitrogen regulator, translating into MTKQANKLVIITEKLLLKKVAKIIDAAGATGYTVLETGGKGSRNVRSSGQPTVGDTESNIKFEVLTPTREMALKISDEVAAQFFEDYSGITYLCEAEVLHAHKF; encoded by the coding sequence ATGACCAAGCAAGCCAACAAGCTTGTTATTATAACCGAGAAGTTACTGCTAAAAAAAGTCGCCAAGATCATTGATGCAGCTGGGGCTACTGGTTACACGGTGTTGGAGACTGGTGGTAAAGGGAGTCGTAACGTACGCTCGTCGGGACAACCGACTGTTGGTGACACCGAATCAAATATCAAGTTCGAGGTACTCACCCCCACTCGGGAGATGGCCCTGAAGATTTCAGATGAAGTCGCAGCACAGTTTTTCGAGGATTATTCGGGCATTACCTATCTCTGTGAGGCCGAAGTCCTGCACGCGCACAAGTTCTGA
- a CDS encoding Rpn family recombination-promoting nuclease/putative transposase: MHGHKFPQKSRQEIATMLGVEDLKQTRFYQEVFAEGKQEGIQEGKQEGKREAVSRMIALGLELETIAQCLDLPLEIVREEAQKHQNSSS; encoded by the coding sequence ATTCACGGTCATAAGTTCCCGCAAAAGAGTCGTCAGGAGATTGCAACCATGTTAGGAGTGGAAGATTTAAAGCAAACTCGCTTTTATCAAGAAGTGTTTGCTGAAGGGAAACAAGAAGGAATACAAGAAGGGAAACAAGAAGGAAAACGAGAAGCTGTGTCTCGAATGATAGCGTTAGGATTGGAACTAGAAACGATCGCGCAGTGCTTAGATTTACCGTTAGAAATTGTCAGAGAAGAAGCGCAAAAACATCAAAACTCCTCTTCTTAA
- a CDS encoding DUF2283 domain-containing protein, with protein MKIKYDQEVDVLRILWGNDPIEESDEEQAGVILDYNEQGKVIGLEILQASEQVDDWKDLEGFLPPERFVLDT; from the coding sequence ATGAAAATTAAGTACGATCAAGAAGTTGATGTCTTGCGGATTCTTTGGGGTAATGATCCAATCGAAGAAAGTGATGAAGAGCAAGCTGGAGTAATTTTAGATTATAACGAACAAGGAAAAGTGATTGGTCTCGAAATTTTACAGGCTTCAGAACAGGTGGATGATTGGAAGGATCTAGAGGGGTTCTTGCCTCCTGAAAGATTTGTACTTGATACTTAA
- a CDS encoding DUF4258 domain-containing protein, protein MDFELSKHAQEELQKRRIPLQVLQFILNRPSQIIEEQDFTIYQGLFISHNKKRYLLRVFVNTTLQPPKVITVYKTSNISKYWRES, encoded by the coding sequence ATGGACTTTGAATTATCTAAACACGCCCAAGAAGAATTGCAAAAACGACGCATTCCCTTACAAGTTCTACAATTCATTCTAAATCGTCCTAGCCAAATCATAGAAGAACAGGATTTCACTATCTATCAAGGTTTATTCATTAGTCATAATAAAAAGAGGTATTTACTCAGGGTTTTTGTTAATACAACTCTACAACCCCCGAAAGTAATTACTGTTTATAAAACAAGTAACATTAGTAAGTATTGGAGGGAATCATGA
- a CDS encoding Rpn family recombination-promoting nuclease/putative transposase yields MKTDSLFYRLFQIRPQLLFELLSGSPQPASSYQFTSVEVKQLAFRLDGVFLPQNGDRNAPFYVVEVQFQPDEELYYRVFAELFLYLRQYQPPHPWRVVVIYPRRSVERLVEGQFEDLLNLNRVTRIYLEELETTESSAFGVRLVKLIIASEIEVSQQARSLLQQTQAEIMPSKLQDDIIDVIESIMVYKFPQKSRQEIATMLGVEDLKQTRFYQEVFAEGKQEGKQEGKQEAVSRMVASGVDLETIAQWLDLPLEIVREEAQKHQNSSS; encoded by the coding sequence ATGAAAACCGATTCTCTGTTTTATCGTCTCTTCCAAATTCGACCGCAACTGCTATTTGAACTCCTCTCTGGTTCTCCTCAACCCGCCAGTAGCTATCAATTTACCTCTGTAGAAGTCAAACAACTTGCCTTTCGCCTTGATGGGGTGTTTCTGCCCCAAAATGGAGACAGGAATGCTCCTTTTTATGTGGTGGAAGTCCAGTTTCAACCTGATGAGGAACTTTACTATCGAGTCTTTGCTGAACTTTTTCTCTATCTACGACAATATCAACCCCCTCATCCTTGGCGAGTGGTGGTGATTTATCCGCGACGAAGTGTAGAACGACTGGTTGAAGGTCAGTTTGAAGACTTATTAAATCTCAATCGAGTCACTCGCATTTATCTAGAGGAATTAGAAACAACTGAAAGCAGTGCTTTTGGCGTTCGTTTGGTCAAACTCATTATCGCTAGTGAAATTGAAGTCTCTCAACAGGCGAGAAGTTTACTCCAACAAACCCAAGCGGAAATCATGCCCTCAAAACTGCAAGACGATATCATAGATGTAATTGAGAGTATTATGGTCTATAAGTTCCCGCAAAAGAGTCGTCAGGAGATTGCAACCATGTTAGGAGTCGAAGATTTAAAACAAACTCGTTTTTATCAAGAAGTCTTTGCTGAAGGGAAACAGGAAGGGAAACAGGAAGGGAAACAGGAAGCTGTTTCGCGAATGGTAGCATCTGGCGTTGATTTAGAAACCATCGCGCAATGGCTTGATTTACCTTTAGAAATTGTCAGAGAAGAAGCGCAAAAACATCAAAACTCCTCTTCTTAA
- a CDS encoding Rpn family recombination-promoting nuclease/putative transposase: MKTDSLFYRLFQIRPQLLFELLSDSPQPASSYQFTSVEVKQLAFRLDGLFLPPKWRQECSFLCGGSPVST, from the coding sequence ATGAAAACCGATTCTCTATTTTATCGTCTCTTCCAGATTCGACCACAACTGCTATTTGAACTCCTCTCCGATTCTCCTCAACCCGCCAGTAGCTATCAATTTACCTCTGTAGAAGTCAAACAACTTGCCTTTCGCCTTGATGGTCTGTTTCTGCCCCCAAAATGGAGACAGGAATGCTCCTTTTTATGTGGTGGAAGTCCAGTTTCAACCTGA
- a CDS encoding Rpn family recombination-promoting nuclease/putative transposase encodes MVEVQFQPDEELYYRVFAELFLYLRQHQPPHPWRVVVIYPRRSVERLVEGQFEDLLNLNRVTRIYLEELETTESSAFGVRLVKLIIASEIEVSQQARSLLQQTQAEIMPSKLQDDIIDVIESIMVYKFPQKSRQEIATMLGVEDLKQTRFYQEVFAEGKQEGKQEAVSRMVASGVDLETIAQWLDLPLEIVREEAQKHQNSSS; translated from the coding sequence GTGGTGGAAGTCCAGTTTCAACCTGATGAGGAACTTTACTATCGAGTCTTTGCTGAACTTTTTCTCTATCTACGACAACATCAACCCCCTCATCCTTGGCGAGTGGTGGTGATTTATCCGCGACGAAGTGTAGAACGACTGGTTGAAGGTCAGTTTGAAGACTTATTAAATCTCAATCGAGTCACTCGCATTTATCTAGAGGAATTGGAAACAACTGAAAGCAGTGCTTTTGGCGTTCGTTTGGTCAAACTCATTATCGCTAGTGAAATTGAAGTCTCTCAACAGGCGAGAAGTTTACTCCAACAAACCCAAGCGGAAATCATGCCCTCAAAACTGCAAGACGATATCATAGATGTAATTGAGAGTATTATGGTCTATAAGTTCCCGCAAAAGAGTCGTCAGGAGATTGCAACCATGTTAGGAGTCGAAGATTTAAAACAAACTCGTTTTTATCAAGAAGTCTTTGCTGAAGGGAAACAAGAAGGGAAACAGGAAGCTGTTTCGCGAATGGTAGCATCTGGCGTTGATTTAGAAACCATCGCGCAATGGCTTGATTTACCGTTAGAAATTGTTAGAGAAGAAGCGCAAAAACATCAAAACTCCTCTTCTTAA
- a CDS encoding DUF2887 domain-containing protein, producing MKTDSLFYRLFQIRPQLLFELLSDSPQPASSYQFTSVEVKQLAFRLDGLFLPQNGDRNAPFYVVEVQFQPDEELYYRVFA from the coding sequence ATGAAAACCGATTCTCTATTTTATCGTCTCTTCCAGATTCGACCACAACTGCTATTTGAACTCCTCTCCGATTCTCCTCAACCCGCCAGTAGCTATCAATTTACCTCTGTAGAAGTCAAACAACTTGCCTTTCGCCTTGATGGTCTGTTTCTGCCCCAAAATGGAGACAGGAATGCTCCTTTTTATGTGGTGGAAGTCCAGTTTCAACCTGATGAGGAACTTTACTATCGAGTCTTTGCTTGA
- a CDS encoding Rpn family recombination-promoting nuclease/putative transposase has protein sequence MRNFTIESLLELFLYLRQYQPPHPWRVVVIYPRRSVERLVEGQFEDLLNLNRVTRIYLEELETTESSAFGVRLVKLIIASEIEVSQQARSLLQQTQAEIMPSKLQDDIIDVIESIMVYKFPQKSRQEIATMLGVEDLKQTRFYQEVFAEGKQEGKQEGKQEAVSRMVASGVDLETIAQWLDLPLEIVREEAQKHQNSSS, from the coding sequence ATGAGGAACTTTACTATCGAGTCTTTGCTTGAACTTTTTCTCTATCTACGACAATATCAACCCCCTCATCCTTGGCGAGTGGTGGTGATTTATCCGCGACGAAGTGTAGAACGACTGGTTGAAGGTCAGTTTGAAGACTTATTAAATCTCAATCGAGTCACTCGCATTTATCTAGAGGAATTGGAAACAACTGAAAGCAGTGCTTTTGGCGTTCGTTTGGTCAAACTCATTATCGCTAGTGAAATTGAAGTCTCTCAACAGGCGAGAAGTTTACTCCAACAAACCCAAGCGGAAATCATGCCCTCAAAACTGCAAGACGATATCATAGATGTAATTGAGAGTATTATGGTCTATAAGTTCCCGCAAAAGAGTCGTCAGGAGATTGCAACCATGTTAGGAGTGGAAGATTTAAAACAAACTCGTTTTTATCAAGAAGTCTTTGCTGAAGGGAAACAGGAAGGGAAACAGGAAGGGAAACAGGAAGCTGTTTCGCGAATGGTAGCATCTGGCGTTGATTTAGAAACCATCGCGCAATGGCTTGATTTACCGTTAGAAATTGTTAGAGAAGAAGCGCAAAAACATCAAAACTCCTCTTCTTAA
- a CDS encoding Rpn family recombination-promoting nuclease/putative transposase, protein MKTDSLFYRLFQIRPQLLFELLSDSPQPASSYQFTSVEVKQLAFRLDGLFLPQNGDRNAPFYVVEVQFQPDEELYYRVFAELFLYLRQHQPPHPWRVVVIYPRRSVERLVEGQFEDLLNLNRVTRIYLEELETTESSAFGVRLVKLIIASEIEVSQQARSLLQQTQAEIMPSKLQDDIIDVIESIMVYKFPQKSRQEIATMLGVEDLKQTRFYQEVFAEGKQEGKQEAVSRMVASGVDLETIAQWLDLPLEIVREEAQKHQNSSS, encoded by the coding sequence ATGAAAACCGATTCTCTATTTTATCGTCTCTTCCAGATTCGACCACAACTGCTATTTGAACTCCTCTCCGATTCTCCTCAACCCGCCAGTAGCTATCAATTTACCTCTGTAGAAGTCAAACAACTTGCCTTTCGCCTTGATGGTCTGTTTCTGCCCCAAAATGGAGACAGGAATGCTCCTTTTTATGTGGTGGAAGTCCAGTTTCAACCTGATGAGGAACTTTACTATCGAGTCTTTGCTGAACTTTTTCTCTATCTACGACAACATCAACCCCCTCATCCTTGGCGAGTGGTGGTGATTTATCCGCGACGAAGTGTAGAACGACTGGTTGAAGGTCAGTTTGAAGACTTATTAAATCTCAATCGAGTCACTCGCATTTATCTAGAGGAATTAGAAACAACTGAAAGCAGTGCTTTTGGCGTTCGTTTGGTCAAACTCATTATCGCTAGTGAAATTGAAGTCTCTCAACAGGCGAGAAGTTTACTCCAACAAACCCAAGCGGAAATCATGCCCTCAAAACTGCAAGACGATATCATAGATGTAATTGAGAGTATTATGGTCTATAAGTTCCCGCAAAAGAGTCGTCAGGAGATTGCAACCATGTTAGGAGTCGAAGATTTAAAACAAACTCGTTTTTATCAAGAAGTCTTTGCTGAAGGGAAACAAGAAGGGAAACAGGAAGCTGTTTCGCGAATGGTAGCATCTGGCGTTGATTTAGAAACCATCGCGCAATGGCTTGATTTACCGTTAGAAATTGTTAGAGAAGAAGCGCAAAAACATCAAAACTCCTCTTCTTAA
- a CDS encoding Rpn family recombination-promoting nuclease/putative transposase — MLFELLSDSPQPASSYQFTSVEVKQLAFRLDGLFLPQNGDRNAPFYVVEVQFQPDEELYYRVFAELFLYLRQYQPPHPWRVVVIYPRRSVERLVEGQFEDLLNLNRVTRIYLEELETTESSAFGVRLVKLIIASEIEVSQQARSLLQQTQAEIMPSKLQDDIIDVIESIMVYKFPQKSRQEIATMLGVEDLKQTRFYQEVFAEGKQEGIQEGIQEGKQEGKREAVSRMIALGLELETIAQCLDLPLEIVREEAQKHQNSSS; from the coding sequence CTGCTATTTGAACTCCTCTCCGATTCTCCTCAACCCGCCAGTAGCTATCAATTTACCTCTGTAGAAGTCAAACAACTTGCCTTTCGCCTTGATGGTCTGTTTCTGCCCCAAAATGGAGACAGGAATGCTCCTTTTTATGTGGTGGAAGTCCAGTTTCAACCTGATGAGGAACTTTACTATCGAGTCTTTGCTGAACTTTTTCTCTATCTACGACAATATCAACCCCCTCATCCTTGGCGAGTGGTGGTGATTTATCCGCGACGAAGTGTAGAACGACTGGTTGAAGGTCAGTTTGAAGACTTATTAAATCTCAATCGAGTCACTCGCATTTATCTAGAGGAATTAGAAACAACTGAAAGCAGTGCTTTTGGCGTTCGTTTGGTCAAACTCATTATCGCTAGTGAAATTGAAGTCTCTCAACAGGCGAGAAGTTTACTCCAACAAACCCAAGCGGAAATCATGCCCTCAAAACTGCAAGACGATATCATAGATGTAATTGAGAGTATTATGGTCTATAAGTTCCCGCAAAAGAGTCGTCAGGAGATTGCAACCATGTTAGGAGTCGAAGATTTAAAACAAACTCGTTTTTATCAAGAAGTCTTTGCTGAAGGGAAACAAGAAGGAATACAAGAAGGAATACAAGAAGGGAAACAAGAAGGAAAACGAGAAGCTGTGTCTCGAATGATAGCGTTAGGATTGGAACTAGAAACGATCGCGCAGTGCTTAGATTTACCGTTAGAAATTGTCAGAGAAGAAGCGCAAAAACATCAAAACTCCTCTTCTTAA
- a CDS encoding Rpn family recombination-promoting nuclease/putative transposase: protein MKTDSLFYRLFQIRPQLLFELLSDSPQPASKYQFTSVEVKQLAFRLDGVFLPQNGDRNAPFYVVEVQFQPDEDLYYRLFAELFLYLRQYQPPHPWQVVVIYPHGGIERNAELHFGCLLHSDQVTRIYLNELTDTEESPFGIRLVKLIVANETEVPQRAQALLKQTTQQVDQSRQQQDIIDLIESIAKFR, encoded by the coding sequence ATGAAAACCGATTCTCTATTTTATCGTCTCTTCCAGATTCGACCACAACTGCTATTTGAACTCCTCTCCGATTCTCCTCAACCCGCCAGTAAATATCAATTTACCTCTGTCGAAGTTAAACAACTTGCCTTTCGCCTTGATGGGGTGTTTCTGCCCCAAAATGGAGACAGGAATGCTCCCTTTTATGTGGTGGAAGTGCAATTTCAACCGGATGAAGACCTCTATTATCGCCTATTTGCTGAGTTATTTCTGTATTTACGACAATATCAACCCCCTCATCCTTGGCAAGTAGTGGTCATTTATCCCCATGGCGGGATCGAACGCAACGCTGAACTTCATTTTGGATGTTTGTTGCATTCAGACCAGGTGACCCGTATTTACCTAAATGAGTTGACAGACACCGAGGAGAGTCCTTTCGGCATTCGTTTGGTCAAACTAATTGTTGCGAATGAAACCGAAGTTCCTCAGCGAGCACAAGCCTTGTTAAAGCAGACAACTCAACAGGTGGATCAGTCCAGACAGCAACAAGATATCATAGATTTAATTGAGAGTATTGCAAAGTTTCGTTGA
- a CDS encoding RNA-guided endonuclease TnpB family protein → MRQVQKHLIKKTHRQFAEIDRTAFASKNLFNSAVYICRQAFFNGTPIPSFNQLYHLLKTGKDYQALPTKVAQLVIKQVVRCFKSYFEAIKAYEKNSDNFFSRPKLPSYKDKTKGRNVLTYNSQAFSKKWLRQGFISPSGLSLKVPTNLKQIEEVRIIPKNNCYVLEAIYTVQEAQLLPQEKVAGVDIGLNNLATVGSSDPDFKPFIVDGKALKSCNQFYNKKKAKLQSQLPSNQFTSKKLEGLTLKRNNKVDYYLHTASRLIINQLLERGVGHLVIGKNENWKQNIEIGKRNNQNFTQIPHARFIDQLTYKAELVGIKVTLTEESYTSRCSFPDLEPIKKHTNYKGRRVKRGLFNSSSGQKINADLNGCLNILRKVVGDSIFDGKPIERLVVSPVRFQPYKA, encoded by the coding sequence ATGAGACAAGTTCAAAAGCATCTAATCAAGAAAACTCATAGGCAATTTGCTGAGATTGATCGGACAGCGTTTGCTTCTAAGAACTTATTCAATTCTGCTGTTTATATCTGCCGTCAGGCTTTCTTTAATGGAACACCAATTCCTAGCTTTAACCAGCTTTATCACTTATTAAAGACTGGAAAGGACTATCAAGCCTTACCAACTAAAGTCGCTCAGTTAGTAATTAAACAGGTGGTTAGATGTTTTAAGTCTTACTTTGAGGCAATTAAAGCATATGAGAAAAACTCCGATAATTTTTTCTCCAGACCTAAACTTCCTAGCTATAAGGATAAAACTAAAGGTAGGAATGTTCTAACCTATAATAGTCAGGCTTTTTCTAAAAAGTGGTTACGCCAAGGTTTCATTAGCCCCTCTGGGCTGTCCCTAAAAGTACCAACCAACCTAAAACAAATAGAAGAAGTAAGGATTATTCCTAAGAACAATTGTTATGTTTTAGAGGCTATTTATACGGTTCAAGAAGCACAACTACTACCTCAAGAAAAAGTAGCTGGGGTTGATATAGGTTTGAATAATTTAGCAACGGTTGGAAGCAGTGATCCTGATTTTAAGCCTTTTATTGTTGATGGGAAAGCCTTAAAATCTTGCAATCAGTTTTACAACAAAAAGAAAGCAAAACTACAATCTCAGCTACCCTCTAATCAGTTTACTTCTAAAAAACTAGAAGGATTAACACTAAAACGCAACAATAAAGTGGATTATTACCTCCACACAGCTAGTAGATTAATTATTAATCAACTTTTAGAGCGCGGTGTTGGTCATCTAGTGATTGGAAAGAATGAAAACTGGAAACAAAATATAGAAATAGGAAAGCGTAATAATCAAAACTTCACTCAAATTCCTCATGCTCGTTTTATAGATCAATTAACATATAAAGCAGAGTTAGTGGGGATTAAAGTAACTTTGACCGAAGAAAGTTACACTTCAAGGTGTAGTTTCCCAGACCTAGAACCAATTAAAAAGCACACTAATTACAAGGGACGTAGAGTTAAAAGAGGTCTGTTTAACTCTTCTTCTGGTCAAAAAATCAATGCAGATCTAAATGGCTGTCTCAACATCCTAAGAAAAGTAGTTGGTGACTCTATCTTTGATGGAAAACCAATAGAGAGGCTTGTAGTTAGCCCAGTAAGGTTCCAGCCTTACAAAGCCTGA
- a CDS encoding Rpn family recombination-promoting nuclease/putative transposase, with amino-acid sequence MVTIMVYKFPQKSRQEIATMLGVEDLKQTRFYQEVFAEGKQEGKQEGKQEGKQEAVSRMVASGVDLETIAQWLDLPLEIVREEAQKHQNSPS; translated from the coding sequence TTGGTAACTATTATGGTTTATAAGTTTCCGCAAAAGAGTCGTCAGGAGATTGCAACCATGTTAGGAGTCGAAGATTTAAAGCAAACTCGTTTTTATCAAGAAGTCTTTGCTGAAGGGAAACAGGAAGGGAAACAGGAAGGGAAACAGGAAGGGAAACAGGAAGCTGTTTCGCGAATGGTAGCATCTGGCGTTGATTTAGAAACCATCGCGCAATGGCTTGATTTACCTTTAGAAATTGTTAGAGAAGAAGCCCAAAAACATCAAAATTCCCCTTCTTAA
- a CDS encoding Ig-like domain-containing protein, translated as MAFGIIDTGADGQVGGTGENADSISLISAGGNSITAEPTEIEEADQDPDTDNNVVTFTISIPDSAGETVPVTIETIEGDINADDVEGPLPTEITLDAEGNATVELAFVADESVDEGEETFTLKAELEAEDVTSPEVTVADTSTADGGGDTTPPELEATTPADDAVDVDVAGDLSLDFNENVEAGTGDITITDLTDDSSTQTIPVTDAQVSIADDIVTINPTDDLEAGTEYEVTFDAGVFQDIAGNDFDGIAAGDFSFTTADGGGDFTDENIDGQGSLENPATFDAGTDAFNFIDSVDQANAVDISNFGADDQITFQGVIADDVSFQESNGNTQFDIDDGAGTVSRITLLGVTTGAFDVNGFNDSPDFGDVVFA; from the coding sequence ATGGCTTTTGGAATTATTGATACTGGAGCAGACGGTCAAGTCGGCGGTACTGGTGAAAATGCTGATAGTATTAGCCTAATCAGTGCTGGTGGTAATAGCATTACTGCTGAGCCAACCGAGATCGAAGAAGCAGATCAAGATCCTGACACTGATAATAATGTCGTCACTTTTACAATCAGCATTCCCGACTCTGCAGGAGAAACCGTTCCGGTTACTATTGAGACTATTGAGGGAGATATTAATGCAGATGATGTTGAAGGTCCTCTCCCAACTGAGATTACCCTTGATGCGGAAGGGAATGCCACAGTTGAGTTAGCTTTCGTTGCAGATGAAAGTGTTGATGAAGGAGAAGAAACGTTTACCCTTAAGGCAGAACTTGAGGCAGAAGATGTAACTTCTCCTGAAGTTACGGTTGCTGATACAAGCACTGCTGATGGCGGTGGTGATACTACACCTCCAGAATTAGAAGCGACGACTCCTGCTGATGATGCGGTTGATGTGGATGTTGCAGGTGATTTATCCCTCGACTTCAATGAAAATGTAGAGGCGGGAACGGGTGATATCACAATTACTGACCTCACTGATGACAGCAGCACTCAAACCATCCCTGTTACTGATGCGCAAGTCAGTATTGCCGATGATATTGTGACGATTAACCCCACGGATGACTTGGAAGCAGGTACTGAATACGAGGTCACCTTTGATGCTGGTGTCTTCCAAGATATTGCTGGTAATGACTTTGATGGGATTGCTGCTGGTGACTTTAGTTTCACCACTGCTGATGGTGGCGGCGATTTCACCGATGAAAATATTGATGGACAAGGATCTCTGGAAAATCCTGCAACGTTTGATGCAGGTACAGATGCCTTCAACTTCATTGATAGTGTTGATCAAGCTAACGCTGTTGATATCTCTAACTTTGGTGCAGACGACCAAATCACTTTCCAAGGTGTGATTGCAGATGATGTGAGTTTCCAAGAAAGTAACGGTAATACCCAGTTTGACATTGATGATGGGGCAGGAACTGTTTCCCGAATCACTTTACTGGGCGTTACAACAGGTGCTTTTGACGTCAATGGCTTTAATGATAGTCCAGATTTTGGAGACGTTGTATTTGCTTAA